Proteins from a single region of Paraburkholderia sp. PGU19:
- a CDS encoding glutathione S-transferase family protein: MTLKLYAHPFSSYCQKALTALYENGTPFDYRRLDEPGAMDELAARWPIRRFPVLVDAGRTIAEATVIIEYLGLHHPGPVQLLPDDPRAALDVRFMDRFFDNYIATPQQKIVFDSLRDESERDARGVADARAQLDVAYAWLDSTMKDREWAAGERFSLADCGAAPFLFYADWTHRIDPKFEYVIEYRKRLLKRPSFARAVEEARPYRHLFPLGMPERD; encoded by the coding sequence ATGACCTTGAAGCTCTACGCCCACCCGTTTTCTTCGTACTGCCAGAAGGCGCTCACCGCACTTTACGAAAACGGCACACCGTTCGACTACCGCCGGCTCGACGAACCCGGCGCGATGGATGAACTCGCCGCGCGCTGGCCCATCCGGCGCTTTCCGGTGCTCGTCGACGCGGGACGCACGATCGCCGAGGCGACCGTCATCATCGAGTATCTCGGCTTGCATCATCCCGGCCCGGTACAACTGCTTCCCGACGACCCGCGCGCGGCGCTCGACGTGCGCTTCATGGATCGTTTCTTCGACAACTACATTGCCACGCCGCAGCAGAAGATCGTCTTCGACAGCCTGCGCGACGAGAGCGAACGCGATGCGCGCGGTGTCGCTGATGCGCGTGCGCAGCTCGACGTCGCCTATGCGTGGCTCGACAGCACGATGAAAGACCGCGAATGGGCGGCGGGCGAGCGCTTCAGTCTCGCGGATTGCGGCGCCGCGCCGTTTCTCTTCTATGCCGACTGGACGCACCGGATCGATCCGAAGTTCGAATACGTGATCGAGTATCGCAAGCGTCTGTTGAAGCGGCCTTCGTTCGCGCGCGCCGTCGAGGAAGCGCGGCCGTATCGCCATCTGTTTCCGCTCGGGATGCCGGAGCGCGACTGA
- a CDS encoding MBL fold metallo-hydrolase — MPFRFRSRLVCAAIALSAASANCAVGAQQPDPTPDKLAASGIHHAPRTENGYENNDGPLARGSVWKWRWNRWTHGLPPPPANGYAFPVDHPDVAWIKANHSDNTMTWIGHATALLQIDGVNVITDPMFSERASPFTFAGPKRRVPLGLALDELPHIDVVLISHSHYDHLDTASVEALNAQPGGPPLFLVPLGIKDWLAKKGITNAQELDWGDETSVARLDFWFVPATHWSARSLTDRNETLWGGWVVKTAAGAAHPISVYFAGDTGYSNDSKRIGAAFGCFDLALIPVGAYEPRWFMGPQHVDPQQAVQIFQDVHAEKAIGIHWGTFELTDEALDEPPKKLGEATHEAGLPDDAFTVLHHGQMIRLDASTDSQSTCSR, encoded by the coding sequence ATGCCATTCCGGTTCCGCTCGCGCCTCGTCTGCGCCGCCATCGCTTTGAGCGCCGCGTCGGCGAATTGCGCCGTCGGCGCGCAGCAACCCGATCCTACGCCTGACAAGCTCGCCGCAAGCGGCATCCATCACGCGCCGCGCACCGAAAACGGCTACGAGAACAACGACGGACCGCTCGCGCGCGGCTCGGTGTGGAAGTGGCGCTGGAACCGCTGGACGCACGGCTTGCCGCCACCGCCGGCGAACGGCTACGCGTTTCCCGTCGATCACCCCGACGTCGCGTGGATCAAGGCGAACCACAGCGACAACACGATGACGTGGATCGGCCATGCGACCGCCTTGTTGCAGATCGACGGCGTCAACGTGATCACCGATCCGATGTTCTCCGAGCGCGCGTCGCCCTTCACGTTCGCCGGGCCGAAGCGGCGCGTGCCGCTGGGCCTCGCGCTTGACGAACTGCCGCATATCGACGTCGTGCTGATCTCGCACAGCCATTACGACCACCTCGACACCGCGAGCGTCGAGGCATTGAACGCGCAGCCTGGCGGGCCGCCGCTCTTTCTCGTGCCGCTCGGCATCAAGGACTGGCTCGCGAAAAAAGGCATCACGAATGCGCAGGAACTGGACTGGGGCGACGAAACCAGCGTTGCCCGTCTCGACTTCTGGTTCGTGCCCGCGACGCACTGGTCCGCGCGGAGCCTCACCGACCGCAACGAGACGCTGTGGGGCGGCTGGGTCGTGAAGACGGCAGCGGGCGCTGCACATCCAATCTCGGTGTACTTCGCGGGCGACACCGGCTACTCGAACGACTCTAAGCGGATCGGCGCCGCATTCGGTTGCTTCGATCTCGCGTTGATTCCCGTTGGCGCGTATGAGCCGCGCTGGTTCATGGGCCCTCAGCACGTGGACCCGCAGCAGGCCGTGCAGATTTTCCAGGACGTGCACGCCGAAAAAGCGATCGGCATTCACTGGGGCACCTTCGAACTGACCGACGAGGCACTCGACGAACCGCCGAAAAAACTCGGCGAAGCGACCCATGAAGCCGGCCTGCCCGATGACGCATTCACGGTACTCCATCACGGCCAGATGATCCGCCTCGACGCATCGACCGATTCACAGTCGACGTGCTCGCGCTAA
- a CDS encoding DUF899 family protein, which produces MSSASSLVPAAELAKRNGRHYPNESVEYRRARDALLAEEIELRRHIERVAEQRRALPPGGDVSGDYRFIGEAGPVDLAGLFGDKDTLVIYSYMFGPQRERPCPMCTSLLSAWDGEARDIAQRIALAVVARSPIERLAAFKKERGWRDLKLYSDVNGEYSRNFGAISDDGGDDAAFQVFTRRDGTIRHFYAAEMGFPTVDPGQDPRGAPDLMPMWTIFDMTPEGRDPHWYPKLDYGR; this is translated from the coding sequence ATGTCTTCTGCATCTTCTCTCGTGCCCGCCGCCGAACTGGCGAAGCGCAACGGCCGGCACTATCCGAACGAGAGCGTCGAATACCGCCGCGCCCGCGACGCGCTGCTCGCGGAGGAAATCGAACTGCGCCGTCATATCGAACGCGTCGCGGAACAGCGCCGCGCGCTGCCGCCGGGCGGTGACGTCTCGGGCGATTACCGCTTCATCGGCGAGGCGGGGCCCGTCGATCTCGCCGGGCTGTTCGGCGACAAGGACACGCTCGTGATCTACAGCTACATGTTCGGTCCGCAGCGCGAGCGGCCGTGTCCGATGTGCACGTCGCTGCTGAGCGCGTGGGACGGCGAGGCGCGCGACATTGCGCAGCGCATCGCGCTGGCCGTGGTCGCGCGTTCGCCGATCGAGCGGCTCGCGGCGTTCAAAAAGGAGCGCGGCTGGCGCGATCTGAAGCTGTATTCAGACGTGAACGGCGAGTACAGCCGCAACTTCGGCGCGATCTCCGACGATGGCGGCGACGATGCGGCGTTTCAGGTCTTCACCCGCCGAGACGGCACGATCCGGCATTTCTATGCGGCTGAAATGGGCTTCCCGACTGTCGATCCCGGTCAGGACCCGCGCGGCGCGCCGGATCTGATGCCGATGTGGACGATCTTCGACATGACGCCCGAAGGGCGCGATCCGCACTGGTATCCGAAGCTCGACTACGGGCGGTGA